The Corvus hawaiiensis isolate bCorHaw1 chromosome 2, bCorHaw1.pri.cur, whole genome shotgun sequence genome includes a window with the following:
- the RNF149 gene encoding E3 ubiquitin-protein ligase RNF149, which yields MVRRARLALVAAALVALGAPPPPCAGARALEWYTAWVSTAYVEPLSNRTVRGNTESGRYGDSSPKESAQGHVGIPRGASPRHMEGCAADTDYDVPLPPGGRGPPEGDPPTWIALVARGGCTFKDKVTNAARKRAAAVVIYNEARFGNSTVSMSHLGTGNTVVIMVGYPKGIEILEPVRRGIPVRMSIVVGTRHVQEYISGQSVVFVAIAFITMMIISLAWLIFYYIQRFLYTGSQFGNQGHRKETKRAISQLQLHTVKRGEKGLDVDVENCAVCIENYKLKDTVRILPCKHIFHRTCIDPWLLDHRTCPMCKLDVIKALGYWGDPEDVLEVPIPESISGSVSVGSLSIALQDDDRNEVSELSASSTNESVLQCTSLKEDAGETTALLDVDASNNRHGEHLSNGNSH from the exons ATGGTGCGTCGCGCCCGGCTGGCGCTGGTggcggcggcgctggtggcgctgggggcgccgccgccgccgtgcGCGGGCGCCCGGGCGCTGGAGTGGTACACGGCGTGGGTGAGCACGGCCTACGTGGAGCCGCTCAGCAACCGCACGGTGCGCGGCAACACGGAGAGCGGCCGCTACGGGGACAGCTCGCCCAAGGAGAGCGCTCAGGGCCATGTGGGCATTCCTCGTGGCGCCTCGCCCCGCCACATGGAGGGCTGCGCCGCGGACACCGACTACGACGTGCCTCTGCCTCCCGGTGGCCGCGGGCCCCCCGAGGGCGACCCACCGACCTGGATCGCCCTGGTGGCCCGCGGTGGCTGCACTTTCAAGGACAAGGTCACCAACGCGGCGCGGAAGCGGGCGGCCGCTGTGGTCATCTACAACGAGGCCCGCTTCGGCAACAGCACCGTCTCTATGTCCCACCTGG GAACAGGAAATACAGTGGTGATAATGGTTGGCTATCCAAAAGGAATAGAGATATTGGAACCAGTACGAAGAGGGATTCCAGTAAGAATGAGTATTGTTGTTGGCACACGACATGTACAGGAATACATTAGTGGTCAATCAGTTGTGTTTGTAGCCATCGCCTTCATCACCATGATGATTATATCGCTTGCTTGGCTCATATTTTACTATATACAACGTTTCCTGTATACGGGATCACAGTTTGGAAACCAG GGACATAGGAAAGAAACCAAGAGAGCCATCAGCCAGCTTCAGCTGCATACAGTGAAACGTGGAGAAAAG GGTTTAGATGTTGATGTGGAAAACTGTGCTGTGTGCATTGAGAACTACAAACTGAAAGACACTGTCCGAATTCTGCCATGCAA gcACATCTTCCATAGAACATGCATTGATCCTTGGCTTTTGGATCACCGGACTTGTCCAATGTGTAAACTAGATGTTATCAAAGCTCTGGGATACTGG GGGGACCCCGAAGACGTACTTGAAGTTCCGATACCTGAATCCATAAGTGGCAGCGTTTCAGTCGGAAGTCTGAGTATTGCTTTGCAAGATGATGACAGAAACGAAGTGAGCGAATTGTCGGCTTCCTCCACTAATGAATCAGTATTGCAGTGTACCAGCTTAAAAGAGGACGCGGGGGAAACCACAGCATTGCTTG ATGTGGATGCCAGTAATAACAGGCATGGAGAACATCTATCTAATGGAAATTCCCACTGA